Proteins encoded within one genomic window of Brachybacterium sp. P6-10-X1:
- a CDS encoding SURF1 family protein, translating into MLRTALRPRFLGLLALMVVATLVCGLLATWQWDRAHQAITDEADGAEHRGALEDVLDVGDPVTNAIVGDIVTATGHYEPDDQIVVPGRHIDGTDAAIVVTALRVDLADGTTGYLPVARGWMPAEDLTGPDGEIDPGLAPPVPSGEVEVTGRLEAGESASGGVENGVAPEIATTMLVNVWGSPMYAGYVAQVDPNAGLHPMPEAESTFSKGLDLQNIGYSFQWVLFGGFFLYLWWRSVRTAHLDELDARREAMEETLRGSAPNADGSDRHDDHREPAVAGSPTSTSPTPDKDV; encoded by the coding sequence ATGCTCCGCACCGCCCTCCGCCCCCGCTTCCTCGGGCTGCTCGCCCTGATGGTGGTGGCGACCCTCGTGTGCGGGCTCCTCGCCACGTGGCAGTGGGACCGGGCGCATCAGGCGATCACGGATGAGGCGGACGGCGCGGAGCACCGCGGCGCGCTCGAGGACGTGCTCGACGTCGGCGACCCCGTCACCAACGCGATCGTCGGCGACATCGTCACCGCGACGGGGCACTACGAGCCCGACGACCAGATCGTGGTCCCCGGCCGGCACATCGACGGCACCGACGCGGCGATCGTGGTGACCGCCCTGCGCGTCGACCTCGCAGACGGCACCACGGGATATCTGCCGGTGGCGCGCGGATGGATGCCCGCCGAGGACCTCACGGGCCCCGACGGCGAGATCGATCCCGGCCTCGCCCCGCCGGTGCCCTCCGGCGAGGTCGAGGTGACCGGCCGCCTGGAGGCCGGCGAATCCGCCTCCGGCGGCGTCGAGAACGGCGTCGCCCCGGAGATCGCCACCACCATGCTGGTCAACGTCTGGGGATCGCCCATGTACGCCGGCTACGTCGCCCAGGTCGACCCCAACGCCGGCCTGCACCCGATGCCGGAGGCGGAGTCCACCTTCAGCAAGGGCCTGGACCTGCAGAACATCGGCTACTCCTTCCAGTGGGTCCTGTTCGGCGGCTTCTTCCTGTACCTGTGGTGGCGCTCCGTGCGCACCGCCCACCTCGACGAGCTCGACGCCCGGCGCGAGGCGATGGAGGAGACCCTGCGGGGCTCCGCGCCGAACGCCGACGGCAGCGACCGTCACGACGACCACCGCGAACCGGCCGTCGCCGGCTCGCCCACCTCCACTTCTCCGACCCCTGACAAGGACGTGTGA
- a CDS encoding DUF3817 domain-containing protein, whose protein sequence is MPTPRPLDDVACRTSFARFRVASIVEGIALLVLVTIMVMRYVVFGGDAWFTSTSPTWEHISSIWSPIHGLIYMIYVILGFDLWLKMRWALPRMLLLMFFGVIPVLSFFGERWTHQQVENDLQRRPTLQDETEAAPGA, encoded by the coding sequence GTGCCCACCCCTCGACCGCTGGACGATGTCGCCTGCAGGACCTCCTTCGCCCGCTTCCGCGTGGCCTCCATCGTGGAGGGCATCGCCCTGCTGGTCCTGGTGACCATCATGGTCATGCGCTATGTCGTGTTCGGCGGAGACGCCTGGTTCACCTCGACCTCCCCGACGTGGGAGCACATCTCCTCCATCTGGTCCCCGATCCACGGCCTGATCTACATGATCTACGTGATCCTCGGCTTCGACCTGTGGCTGAAGATGCGCTGGGCCCTGCCGAGGATGCTGCTGCTGATGTTCTTCGGCGTGATCCCCGTGCTGTCCTTCTTCGGCGAGCGCTGGACCCACCAGCAGGTCGAGAACGACCTCCAGCGGCGCCCCACCCTGCAGGACGAGACCGAGGCGGCGCCGGGCGCCTGA